AGGCGAGGTTCAGCGCGGCCGCGGACCCGGTGTGCTCCGCGAGCGCCAGCTTGGTGACGTTGCCCTCGGGGCCGGGCTCGCCACCGGCGACCGCCCGCACGGCGCCGCGCAGGTTGAGCTGGCGCAGCGCCAGGCCCTCGGCGACGTGCCGGCCGACCCGCTCGGCGGCCGCTGGGAACGCGTCGGGCCTGGCCCTGTAGAGCTCGACGACGTCGGCGGACGCCGGAGCGCCGATCCCGCCGCCGATGCTGACGCGCTCGTTGCCCAGGGTCGCGCGGGCGACCTTCCAGCCCTGGTTCGGCTCGCCGACGACGTCCGCGTCGGGGACGAACACGTCGGTGAGGAAGACCTCGTTGAAGTGGCTGTCCCCGGTGGTCTGGCGCAGCGGGCGGACCTCGACGCCGGGATGCTTCATATCAATGATCATCATCGTGACGCCGGCGTGCTTGCGGGCGTCCGGGTCGGTGCGGACGGTCGCGAGGCCGCGCCGGCAGTACTGGGCGAGGCTGGTCCAGACCTTCTGACCGTTGATGACCCAGCCCCCGTCGACCTTCTCCGCCCGGGTCCGGATGCCGGCCGCGTCGGAGCCGGCGGCCGGCTCGCTGAACAGCTGGCACCAGATCTCCTCCCGGGTGAGCGCCTTGCGCACATACCGGTCGATCTGGTCCTGGGTGCCGTGCTGGACGAGGGTGAGGATGTTCCAGCTGGTGATCCCGTAGTTCGGGCGCTGGACGCCCGCGGCGGCGAACTCCTGGTCGATGACGAGCTGCAGGCCGCCCGAGGCCGCGAGACCCCAGGGCCTCGGCCAGTGCGGCTGGATGTAGCCGGTGTCGATGAGCCGCTCGAGCTGCTCCTTCTCCGGGAGGGCGGCCACCTCCTGGGCAAAGGCGCGGACGCCTTCGCGCGCGGCCTCGACCTCGGCCGGCAGGTCCAGCGTCGACGCGCGGCTCACCCCGGCGGCGGCCAGCGCGGCGACGTCGGCGGCCGCCGACTCGGGGCCGAGCACCGCCGCGAGCGTCGTCGCGCGGCGCAGCAGCAGGTGGGCGTCGTGCTCCCAGGTGTAGCCGATGCCACCGTGTACCTGGATGTTCAACGAGGCGTCGCCGGCGAACGCCGTCAGGGCAAGCGCGGCGGCGCTCGCGGCGGCGAGCTCGAGCTCGTCGGCGCCCGCGCCGTCGACGGCGGCCCTGGCCGCGTCCCAGACGGCGGCCGTCGCCAGCTCCGCGGCGACGAACATGTTCGCCAGATGGTGCTTGATCGCCTGGAACGCGCCAATCGGGCGGCCGAACTGCTCGCGGACCTTCGCGTAGGCGGTGGCCACCTCGACCGTCTCCAGTGCGCCGCCGACCGCCTCGGCCGCGAAGATCACTCTGGTGAGGGCGGTGGCAGCGCGGCGGGCACCGGGCAGGACGCCGGCCACCTCGACACCGTCGAGCCACAGCCGGGCCGAGCGGCGCGCCGGGTCGAGCGCCGCCGGCACCTCCACCG
Above is a window of Pseudofrankia saprophytica DNA encoding:
- a CDS encoding acyl-CoA dehydrogenase, with the protein product MAIAISEEHRELARTARAFLTSNDARAANRALLEADEEPLPTFWKEFADLGLLGLHLPEEHGGGAGLPELVVVVEELGRAAAPGPFVPTVAAGAVIAAAGDAEQRARLLPGLAAGETVGAVGLLGDLTLADGRLSGSGGVVLGGALATLFVLATGDDVVLVPAGADGLTVEVPAALDPARRSARLWLDGVEVAGVLPGARRAATALTRVIFAAEAVGGALETVEVATAYAKVREQFGRPIGAFQAIKHHLANMFVAAELATAAVWDAARAAVDGAGADELELAAASAAALALTAFAGDASLNIQVHGGIGYTWEHDAHLLLRRATTLAAVLGPESAAADVAALAAAGVSRASTLDLPAEVEAAREGVRAFAQEVAALPEKEQLERLIDTGYIQPHWPRPWGLAASGGLQLVIDQEFAAAGVQRPNYGITSWNILTLVQHGTQDQIDRYVRKALTREEIWCQLFSEPAAGSDAAGIRTRAEKVDGGWVINGQKVWTSLAQYCRRGLATVRTDPDARKHAGVTMMIIDMKHPGVEVRPLRQTTGDSHFNEVFLTDVFVPDADVVGEPNQGWKVARATLGNERVSIGGGIGAPASADVVELYRARPDAFPAAAERVGRHVAEGLALRQLNLRGAVRAVAGGEPGPEGNVTKLALAEHTGSAAALNLAFAGPGAAFLDGPGAAAGRGALGWRAMTIAGGTSEITRNQIAERILGLPRDPLLK